One part of the Sphingobium yanoikuyae genome encodes these proteins:
- a CDS encoding J domain-containing protein, with translation MARQSRSNDWGFPRWRAYGATREAQRVRICDRFGCDQPGNCPAPKSPNSPDRWYFCSEHAAEYNRNWDYFQGLDEEERAERERTERRDAGGYQSSAHHGWGGPGDGSRSRDEMHALQALGLEDDADFEAVRKSWRSLAKEYHPDVKPGDAEAAVQFQTIQAAYEVLRAAEERRTWKPRGASD, from the coding sequence ATGGCAAGACAGAGCCGATCCAATGACTGGGGTTTTCCCCGCTGGCGTGCCTATGGCGCGACGCGGGAAGCGCAGCGCGTACGCATCTGCGACCGTTTCGGCTGTGACCAGCCGGGTAACTGCCCCGCGCCCAAATCGCCCAACAGCCCGGACCGCTGGTATTTCTGCAGCGAGCATGCGGCCGAATATAACCGCAACTGGGACTATTTTCAGGGGCTGGACGAGGAAGAGCGGGCCGAGCGCGAGCGCACCGAACGGCGCGATGCCGGCGGCTATCAGTCGAGCGCCCATCATGGCTGGGGCGGCCCCGGCGACGGCAGCCGGTCGCGCGACGAGATGCACGCGCTGCAGGCGCTGGGGCTGGAGGATGACGCCGATTTCGAGGCGGTGCGCAAGAGCTGGCGCAGCCTGGCCAAGGAATATCATCCTGACGTGAAGCCGGGCGATGCCGAGGCGGCGGTGCAGTTCCAGACAATCCAGGCCGCCTATGAGGTACTGCGCGCGGCCGAGGAACGGCGCACCTGGAAGCCGCGGGGCGCCAGCGATTGA
- a CDS encoding methyl-accepting chemotaxis protein — translation MAFNSLESLRLHGLRILLLCSLIWTVLIGIGGMMLGNERAAPAMLLSALANILPTWMVMRRRNDLEVRLVMGTLAAVQPAITLFLLSGHVWQMDAHMYFFVALASLAVLYDWRPILLASVLIALHHLVLTYVAPNWVFSGQAEIGRVIIHGFAVVLQGTILGYLSIKLHGLLLAQDAHVADTARLAREAQAGRNAAESAMDAQRQSDAREAHLRIERDAEKTRMAQDRRSETLALVGAFRQSVAGVVSAVSAATGELKESAGLLHDLARRASVGTDETMAAAGQSSASAAVLARRIEQLSESISAIAAAASQQASLGGEAQRVSVAGHEAMQAMEGRTASITSFADSITEIAARTNLLALNATIEAARAGEVGRGFAVVAGEVKQLANQTASATGEIQSLASSARQGAGVAQEALSEVAGSVEELAQAAQAIQRAVADQRDATAAIGQSARDTARDADHMAQRMATVADVARNTENLSDRVSSAAAGLSRTAQELQRATDLFVAQLEAA, via the coding sequence ATGGCGTTCAACAGTCTCGAAAGCCTGCGCCTGCATGGCCTGCGCATCCTGCTGCTGTGCAGCCTGATCTGGACCGTGCTGATCGGCATTGGCGGCATGATGCTTGGCAATGAGCGGGCGGCGCCCGCCATGCTGCTGTCGGCGCTGGCCAATATCCTGCCGACCTGGATGGTGATGCGGCGTCGCAACGACCTGGAGGTGCGGCTGGTGATGGGGACGCTGGCGGCGGTGCAGCCGGCGATCACCCTGTTCCTGCTGAGCGGCCATGTCTGGCAGATGGACGCGCACATGTATTTCTTCGTGGCGCTCGCCTCGCTGGCGGTGCTCTACGACTGGCGGCCGATCCTGCTGGCGTCGGTGCTGATCGCGCTGCATCATCTGGTGCTGACCTATGTCGCGCCCAACTGGGTGTTTTCGGGGCAGGCGGAGATCGGCCGGGTCATCATCCACGGCTTTGCGGTGGTGCTGCAGGGCACGATCCTGGGCTATCTCAGCATCAAATTGCATGGGCTGCTGCTGGCGCAGGATGCGCATGTGGCGGACACTGCCCGGCTGGCGCGGGAAGCGCAGGCCGGGCGCAATGCGGCGGAATCGGCGATGGATGCCCAGCGCCAGTCCGACGCGCGCGAGGCGCATCTGCGGATCGAGCGGGACGCCGAAAAGACACGGATGGCACAGGACCGCCGCAGCGAGACGCTGGCGCTGGTCGGCGCCTTCCGCCAGTCGGTGGCGGGCGTGGTGAGCGCGGTCAGCGCGGCAACGGGCGAACTCAAGGAATCGGCCGGGCTGCTGCATGATCTGGCGCGCCGCGCGAGCGTGGGCACGGACGAGACGATGGCGGCGGCGGGGCAATCCTCGGCCAGCGCGGCGGTGCTGGCGCGGCGGATCGAGCAATTGTCCGAATCGATCAGCGCGATCGCAGCGGCGGCCAGCCAGCAGGCGAGCCTGGGCGGCGAGGCACAGCGCGTGTCGGTGGCGGGGCATGAAGCGATGCAGGCGATGGAAGGGCGCACGGCGTCGATCACCAGCTTCGCCGATTCGATTACCGAGATTGCCGCCCGCACCAATTTGCTGGCGCTCAATGCCACGATCGAGGCGGCACGGGCCGGCGAGGTCGGGCGCGGCTTTGCGGTGGTGGCCGGAGAGGTGAAGCAGCTGGCCAACCAGACGGCGAGTGCGACCGGCGAAATCCAGTCGCTGGCCTCGTCCGCGCGGCAGGGGGCCGGGGTGGCGCAGGAAGCCCTGTCCGAGGTCGCCGGGAGCGTTGAGGAACTGGCGCAGGCGGCGCAGGCGATCCAGCGTGCGGTGGCCGACCAGCGTGATGCGACCGCGGCGATCGGCCAGTCGGCGCGCGATACCGCCCGCGACGCCGATCATATGGCGCAGCGCATGGCGACCGTGGCCGATGTCGCGCGCAATACAGAAAATCTGTCCGATCGCGTATCGAGCGCGGCGGCTGGCCTGTCGCGCACCGCGCAGGAGTTGCAGCGCGCGACCGACCTGTTCGTGGCGCAGCTGGAAGCGGCCTGA
- a CDS encoding hemerythrin domain-containing protein: MIAMNMDELGTQHEEIALIAAQLRQAIADPDQPQAVSALRWQLARKLMAHLALEDRILYPALQRQGDDRVRTTAARIQAEIGALAESFARYMAAWTDERITRDWRGFCADSGRILDALGRRIDREERILYPLARSVDDGATGQIARAG, translated from the coding sequence ATGATCGCGATGAACATGGACGAGTTGGGCACGCAGCATGAGGAAATCGCCCTGATCGCCGCGCAACTGCGCCAGGCGATCGCCGATCCCGACCAGCCCCAGGCGGTGAGCGCATTGCGCTGGCAACTGGCGCGCAAGCTGATGGCCCATCTCGCGCTGGAGGATCGCATCCTCTACCCCGCGCTCCAGCGCCAGGGCGACGATCGCGTCCGCACCACAGCCGCGCGCATCCAGGCCGAGATCGGCGCGCTGGCCGAGAGCTTCGCCCGCTACATGGCCGCCTGGACGGACGAGCGTATCACCCGCGACTGGCGCGGCTTCTGCGCCGACAGCGGCCGGATATTGGATGCCCTCGGCCGGCGGATCGATCGGGAGGAGCGCATCCTCTACCCGCTGGCACGCTCCGTCGATGACGGGGCAACCGGCCAGATAGCCCGCGCCGGCTGA
- a CDS encoding N-acetylmuramoyl-L-alanine amidase yields MTDIPMIETPSPNYDERSLPITMLVLHYTGMPDAASAINWLANAESKVSAHYVVTEDGQIIRMVAEDKRAWHAGRSHWRGIDDVNSASIGIEIVNPGHEWGYRPFPEAQMGSLIPLVHDIVQRHRITRGNIVGHSDIAPARKQDPGELFPWGQLARLRLALPRPTKNLMDPHWTDSGFMLALERFGYDIAEPEPAVVAFQRRFRPELIDGVIDGECRAILLALLLPKPTGDD; encoded by the coding sequence ATGACCGACATCCCCATGATCGAGACGCCGTCGCCCAATTATGACGAGCGCAGCCTGCCGATCACCATGCTGGTGCTCCATTATACCGGCATGCCGGACGCGGCGAGCGCCATCAACTGGCTGGCCAATGCCGAATCCAAGGTGTCGGCCCATTATGTCGTGACCGAGGATGGCCAGATCATCCGCATGGTGGCCGAGGACAAGCGCGCCTGGCATGCCGGCCGGTCGCACTGGCGCGGCATCGACGATGTGAACAGCGCCAGCATCGGCATCGAGATCGTCAATCCGGGGCATGAATGGGGCTATCGGCCTTTCCCCGAGGCGCAGATGGGATCGCTGATCCCGCTGGTGCATGACATCGTCCAGCGCCACCGGATCACCCGCGGCAATATCGTCGGGCACAGCGACATCGCGCCTGCGCGCAAGCAGGATCCGGGCGAACTTTTTCCCTGGGGGCAACTGGCGCGGCTGCGGCTGGCGCTGCCGCGACCGACCAAGAATCTGATGGACCCGCACTGGACCGATAGCGGCTTCATGCTGGCGCTCGAACGTTTCGGCTATGACATTGCCGAGCCGGAGCCGGCGGTCGTCGCCTTCCAGCGGCGCTTTCGCCCCGAACTGATCGACGGCGTCATTGATGGCGAATGCCGGGCGATTTTGCTCGCGCTGCTGCTGCCCAAGCCGACAGGGGATGACTGA